A region from the uncultured Bacteroides sp. genome encodes:
- a CDS encoding helix-turn-helix domain-containing protein → MKTEDRLKSDCPVRSILNGIGNKWSILIVDILGNIESLRFNELSKAVGDISQKMLTVTLRSLESDGVVYRKMYSEIPPHVEYGLTSLGYDLLPHIRSLIVWSKENIETIKINRNSFRNKKLKKEDTLSTI, encoded by the coding sequence ATGAAAACAGAAGATAGATTGAAAAGTGACTGCCCTGTAAGATCCATTTTAAATGGCATTGGAAATAAATGGTCCATATTAATAGTAGATATTTTAGGTAATATAGAAAGCCTTCGGTTTAATGAATTAAGCAAAGCAGTGGGAGATATATCCCAAAAAATGCTGACTGTTACTCTTCGCTCTCTTGAATCAGATGGAGTTGTATATCGAAAAATGTATTCAGAGATTCCTCCACATGTGGAATATGGATTAACGTCCCTCGGATATGATTTACTGCCACACATCCGTAGTTTAATTGTCTGGAGCAAAGAGAATATTGAAACAATAAAGATAAACAGGAATTCTTTTAGAAATAAAAAGCTAAAAAAGGAAGATACATTATCTACCATATAA
- a CDS encoding HAD hydrolase-like protein: MLQNVEMVVFDMAGTTVQDKQEVEKCFFEAVGQTGLVVTREEINSMMGWSKVTVFETLWKRQLIGSPGIEIATQVEKSYSIFKHTLENHYKNTPVCPTEGTLELFDYLKLNGIKIALTTGFYREVTDIILHRLCWDKGLDENYAGTELINASVSSDQVKSARPAPFMIFRAMELCHVTDVRKVIKIGDTPSDLAEGKNAGCKYSFGVTNGTHSKSELENVENDGLFDNINCFKTFLETGK, from the coding sequence ATGTTACAGAATGTAGAAATGGTAGTTTTTGATATGGCAGGTACTACCGTGCAAGACAAGCAGGAAGTTGAAAAATGTTTTTTTGAGGCTGTGGGGCAAACCGGCCTTGTTGTTACCAGAGAAGAGATTAATTCGATGATGGGTTGGTCTAAAGTAACCGTATTTGAAACTCTTTGGAAGAGACAACTAATAGGTAGCCCCGGGATAGAAATAGCCACACAAGTAGAGAAGTCTTATAGTATTTTTAAACATACACTTGAAAATCATTACAAAAACACTCCGGTTTGTCCTACCGAAGGGACTTTGGAATTATTTGATTATTTAAAGTTGAATGGTATAAAAATAGCATTAACAACAGGTTTTTATCGTGAAGTAACAGATATTATTTTGCACCGATTATGCTGGGATAAAGGATTAGATGAAAACTATGCAGGTACGGAACTAATAAATGCTTCGGTTAGCAGCGATCAGGTAAAAAGCGCACGTCCTGCACCTTTTATGATCTTTCGAGCCATGGAATTGTGCCACGTTACCGATGTTAGAAAAGTGATAAAGATAGGAGATACACCTTCCGACCTGGCCGAAGGGAAAAATGCAGGTTGTAAATATTCATTCGGAGTAACAAACGGCACTCACTCGAAAAGTGAATTGGAGAATGTGGAGAATGATGGCTTGTTTGACAACATAAACTGTTTTAAAACTTTTCTTGAAACAGGAAAGTGA
- a CDS encoding XRE family transcriptional regulator, translated as MNRDQINCVGKRIKEIRLSKEQKLVDIAIASGISKGLLSRVENGRTIPSLPVLFNIIAALKESPSAFFENIEYVTNSPFYLLIEKGNYTPIEKEESVGFNYFNIMSQSFKDITFNAVFLNLEPQAKREMVTTDGMEFIYLIEGDIDYRLNDVILSLKQGDSLFFDGRVPHLKINKSGKNAQILVIYLLFN; from the coding sequence ATGAATAGAGATCAAATTAATTGTGTAGGTAAGCGCATAAAAGAAATCAGACTTTCGAAAGAACAGAAACTGGTAGATATTGCTATTGCTTCGGGGATAAGCAAAGGCTTGTTATCCCGAGTGGAGAATGGGAGGACCATACCTTCGCTTCCGGTATTATTTAATATTATTGCCGCTCTGAAAGAGAGCCCTTCTGCCTTTTTTGAAAACATTGAATACGTAACGAATTCTCCGTTTTATCTGCTCATAGAAAAGGGAAATTATACTCCCATTGAAAAAGAAGAATCGGTTGGGTTTAACTATTTCAATATAATGAGTCAATCATTTAAGGATATAACATTTAATGCTGTGTTTCTAAACTTGGAACCACAGGCTAAGCGCGAAATGGTAACCACGGATGGTATGGAATTCATCTACCTTATTGAAGGGGATATAGACTATAGGCTGAATGATGTCATTCTAAGCTTGAAGCAGGGAGACTCGCTATTCTTCGACGGGCGGGTGCCTCATTTGAAAATCAATAAATCAGGGAAAAACGCACAAATACTTGTAATTTACTTATTATTTAATTAA